In the genome of Tsukamurella paurometabola DSM 20162, the window GATCGAAGTCCCGGATGCCGTTCTCGTGCACGGTGACCCCGAGGCTGTCGTAGAGGGGACCGAGTGCGGCACCGTAGCCGGTGGATGCGGCGACCAGGACGCGGCACAGTTGCAGCGACGCCCGCGCTCGGGTGTCGTCAGCGCGAGACGGCGGTCCACCGGCCGTGCTGCCGATCGATGGTGATCGGGTGGTCGAAAGCGGCGCTGATCCGTTCGGTGGTGAGCACCTCCGCCACCGGTCCGGTGGCGGTGATGGCACCGTCGCGGATGAGGACCGCGTGCGTGGTGGTGGTCGGGATCTCCTCGAGGTGGTGAGTCACCAGGATCGAGGCCAGATCGGGGTGTGCGCGCCGGGTGCCGTCGACCGAGGTCAGGAGGCGCTCGCGGGCGGCGAGATCGAGCCCGGTAGCCGGCTCGTCGAGAAGCAGCAGATCGGGCTCGCCCATCAGCGCGCGGGCGATCAGAGCCCGTCCGCGCTCGCCCTGAGACAAGGTGGGCCACACCGAATCCGCGTGCCGGGTCATACCGAGCGAGTCGATCAGAGCTTCGGCCCGCTCGCGCTGCGCCGCTGTGGGAGCCCATCGCGGTGGGAACTCGGGGGTGTTGGTCAGGCCGGTGATCACCACGTCCCGTACGCGCAGCGGTGCGTCCAGCCGGTGCCGGGGGTTCACGTGCCCGATATGGGTGCGCAGTTCGCGCATGTCCACGCGGCCCAGACGTTTACCGAGCACGTCGACGGTGC includes:
- a CDS encoding ABC transporter ATP-binding protein, with protein sequence MSTTIDDPHVLSIDHVDLVRNGRKLLDDVSLHVRRGEHWVLLGANGAGKSTLLGLCGAVTHPTRGTVDVLGKRLGRVDMRELRTHIGHVNPRHRLDAPLRVRDVVITGLTNTPEFPPRWAPTAAQRERAEALIDSLGMTRHADSVWPTLSQGERGRALIARALMGEPDLLLLDEPATGLDLAARERLLTSVDGTRRAHPDLASILVTHHLEEIPTTTTHAVLIRDGAITATGPVAEVLTTERISAAFDHPITIDRQHGRWTAVSR